Proteins encoded together in one Methylocystis parvus OBBP window:
- a CDS encoding response regulator, with the protein MKDEEAIANDLVHVTKELGCHVIGVATTHTEATVLARQTFPDLILSDIKLADGSSGLDAVLEIRRVGEVPVICVTGSPERLRGRTDLSTFFVLPKPYRDDALKATIALVLSCRSDDSDDLRDTRLKSDF; encoded by the coding sequence TTGAAGGATGAAGAGGCAATCGCAAACGACCTCGTCCACGTCACAAAGGAACTTGGTTGCCATGTGATCGGCGTGGCAACGACCCACACCGAAGCGACCGTGCTCGCCAGACAAACGTTTCCTGATCTGATCCTCAGCGACATAAAACTCGCGGACGGCAGCTCAGGCCTGGACGCCGTACTCGAGATACGCCGGGTCGGCGAGGTTCCTGTAATCTGCGTCACCGGCTCTCCAGAACGGTTGCGAGGCCGGACCGATCTTTCAACATTTTTTGTCCTTCCAAAGCCGTACCGCGACGATGCCCTCAAGGCTACAATTGCGCTGGTGCTTAGCTGCCGGTCCGATGACTCCGATGATCTGCGCGACACCCGGCTGAAATCTGATTTTTAG
- a CDS encoding IS6 family transposase, whose translation MTPSPVSYKRHRFPPQIISHAVWLYFRFPFSLRLVEEMLLERGIVLSYETIRRWAMKFGLDYASRLKRKKPGRLDVWHLDEVVVSIHGEKRYLWRAVDQDGYILDEIVQVRRHAKAAQRLLKRLLHKQGCRPRRMVTDKLGSYAAARREIMPGVEHRSHKGLNNRAENSHVPLRKRERAMQGFRSWRGLQRFVDVFSALRNLFVPPQPSRHSAIAIHLHRLRAIAEWRSVTLPA comes from the coding sequence ATGACCCCGTCGCCCGTGAGCTACAAGCGCCATCGCTTCCCGCCTCAAATCATCTCCCACGCCGTCTGGCTCTATTTCCGGTTCCCGTTCAGCCTGCGCCTTGTCGAGGAAATGCTGCTCGAACGCGGGATCGTTCTCTCCTATGAAACCATCCGTCGCTGGGCTATGAAATTCGGGCTCGATTACGCCAGCCGCCTGAAGCGCAAGAAGCCCGGCCGGCTGGATGTCTGGCATCTTGACGAGGTTGTAGTCTCGATCCACGGCGAGAAGCGCTATCTCTGGCGCGCCGTCGACCAAGACGGCTACATCCTCGACGAAATCGTTCAGGTTCGCCGTCACGCGAAAGCCGCTCAGCGATTGCTGAAGCGCCTCCTCCATAAGCAGGGCTGTCGCCCTCGCCGCATGGTCACCGACAAGCTCGGCTCCTATGCCGCAGCCCGGCGCGAGATCATGCCGGGCGTTGAGCATCGATCGCATAAGGGCTTGAATAACCGCGCGGAGAACTCCCATGTCCCGCTACGAAAGAGAGAGCGAGCGATGCAGGGGTTCAGATCGTGGCGCGGCTTGCAGCGCTTCGTCGATGTTTTCTCCGCACTCCGCAACCTCTTCGTCCCACCCCAACCTTCTCGCCACTCCGCCATCGCCATCCATCTGCATCGTCTCAGGGCGATCGCGGAGTGGAGGTCCGTGACGCTACCCGCCTAA
- a CDS encoding formate/nitrite transporter family protein yields the protein MLFRSIPSGFIIAAMVWIIPVAETARFHMVAPLTYLIAIGRFSHIVAGSVEAFFLVLSGELAIGPLFVQFMLPVLVGNIIGGTALFALLSYAQVMSEI from the coding sequence ATGCTTTTTAGAAGCATCCCCTCGGGGTTCATCATCGCCGCGATGGTTTGGATAATCCCCGTTGCCGAAACCGCAAGATTTCACATGGTCGCTCCATTGACCTATCTAATTGCAATCGGAAGATTTTCTCATATTGTCGCTGGAAGTGTCGAGGCCTTCTTTCTTGTCCTGTCCGGCGAACTGGCCATCGGACCCCTGTTCGTACAGTTCATGCTGCCGGTCCTCGTCGGCAACATAATCGGAGGCACGGCGCTATTTGCGTTGCTTTCATACGCTCAAGTGATGAGCGAAATCTAA
- a CDS encoding hydrogenase maturation nickel metallochaperone HypA, with the protein MHELSIALSAIELAEQAANGRRIKRITLEIGELAGVAPEALFFCFDLATKDTLAEGAELEICARSGIARCEECQSTFPAPSRLAICDCGSPRICLVQGEELNVKSVEFCQARREGDGVAEQAERDR; encoded by the coding sequence ATGCACGAACTCTCCATTGCGCTAAGCGCGATCGAGCTCGCGGAGCAGGCTGCGAACGGCAGGCGAATTAAGCGAATTACCCTGGAAATCGGTGAACTTGCCGGCGTTGCGCCGGAAGCGCTATTTTTTTGTTTTGATCTTGCGACCAAGGACACGCTTGCCGAGGGCGCGGAGCTCGAGATTTGCGCGCGATCTGGGATCGCACGCTGTGAAGAATGTCAGAGCACTTTCCCCGCCCCCTCGCGCCTCGCCATTTGTGACTGCGGATCACCAAGAATTTGTCTCGTACAAGGCGAAGAACTCAACGTGAAGAGCGTTGAATTTTGTCAAGCGCGCCGAGAAGGCGACGGCGTGGCGGAGCAAGCTGAGAGGGATCGTTGA
- a CDS encoding HypC/HybG/HupF family hydrogenase formation chaperone, giving the protein MCLGIPGCIVRIDDRDNQLATVDICGVRRQINVSCVVGEDEIDACIGMWVLVHVGFAMSRIDEDEAKATLKILNELDEAQTDIQAILVSPPLTR; this is encoded by the coding sequence ATGTGTCTCGGTATTCCCGGCTGCATCGTAAGGATCGATGACAGAGATAATCAGCTCGCCACAGTGGACATTTGCGGCGTGCGCCGCCAGATCAACGTCTCCTGTGTCGTCGGCGAAGATGAAATCGACGCCTGCATCGGAATGTGGGTGCTCGTCCATGTCGGCTTTGCGATGAGCCGCATAGACGAGGACGAGGCCAAAGCGACGCTCAAAATACTCAACGAGCTGGACGAAGCGCAGACCGATATCCAGGCCATACTTGTTTCCCCTCCTTTAACGAGGTGA
- a CDS encoding hydrogenase maturation protease translates to MTNRLLRKSFPSEVDVKDFGIRGLDLAYALTDGYEFVIVIDAAARGQEPGSISIVEPERAIGAASGPQPLLGSAHGLDPEKVLRFATTLGATCKRIFFVVCEPFTLGDEDGQMGLSDVVAASVEPSVHLVESLVTSLLREGEIALGAC, encoded by the coding sequence GTGACCAACCGCCTTCTTCGGAAAAGCTTCCCCTCCGAGGTCGATGTCAAGGATTTCGGGATCCGGGGCCTCGATCTGGCCTATGCTTTGACCGATGGCTACGAGTTCGTCATCGTAATCGATGCCGCAGCGCGAGGACAAGAGCCTGGTTCGATATCGATCGTCGAGCCGGAGCGGGCCATCGGCGCCGCAAGCGGACCGCAACCTCTTCTCGGCTCCGCGCATGGGCTCGATCCCGAAAAGGTTTTGCGTTTCGCGACAACCCTCGGCGCAACCTGCAAACGCATTTTCTTCGTCGTCTGCGAACCATTCACGCTTGGAGATGAGGATGGGCAGATGGGCTTAAGCGATGTCGTCGCCGCATCTGTGGAACCAAGCGTACATCTGGTCGAGAGCCTCGTTACTTCACTCTTGCGTGAAGGCGAGATTGCGCTCGGCGCTTGCTGA
- a CDS encoding DUF6084 family protein, with protein sequence MADLSFTIERVEAEKFSATPLLLFSLRMINAEQAQRIENIELNCQIRLEPTQRVYSPSERERLAELFGAPERWGETLRSLLWTQIHVSVPGFEHEKTVQLPVPCTHDFNIASAKYFYGLNDGDAALSFLFSGSLFYKNACGDLQIEQIPWSKEARFRLPVAIWRDLMNAYYPNSELLRVSAEIFDRLNDFKRRNGLLSFDDTLHRLLRNVEVDAT encoded by the coding sequence ATGGCTGATCTTTCATTCACCATCGAACGGGTCGAGGCCGAAAAGTTCTCGGCGACGCCCCTATTGCTCTTCTCCCTGCGGATGATCAATGCGGAACAAGCGCAACGCATCGAAAACATCGAGCTCAACTGCCAGATTCGCCTGGAGCCAACGCAGCGCGTCTACAGTCCGTCGGAACGCGAAAGACTCGCCGAACTTTTTGGCGCCCCTGAGCGCTGGGGCGAAACGCTGCGCAGTCTGCTCTGGACGCAGATCCACGTCTCGGTTCCCGGCTTTGAACACGAGAAGACCGTGCAACTTCCGGTTCCCTGCACGCATGATTTCAACATTGCGAGCGCCAAATATTTCTACGGGCTGAACGATGGCGACGCGGCGTTGTCTTTCCTCTTCAGTGGATCCCTGTTCTACAAGAACGCTTGTGGCGACTTGCAAATCGAACAAATACCCTGGTCAAAGGAAGCTCGCTTCCGTCTTCCCGTCGCGATCTGGCGGGATCTGATGAACGCCTATTATCCCAACTCCGAATTGCTGCGCGTCAGCGCGGAGATTTTTGATCGCCTCAATGATTTCAAACGTCGCAACGGACTCCTGAGCTTTGACGACACCCTCCATCGTCTCCTACGAAATGTGGAGGTTGACGCGACATGA
- a CDS encoding DUF5947 family protein, translating to MQHERCELCGAAIGPDHAHLLEIGVRRLHCACDACSLTLTESQRFLLVRPMTEALVDFNLSDWDWESMQLPIDLAFFFRSTTDGKVVALYPGPAGAMASTMSEGAWTRLVAANPMLKTLAPDVEALLINRTKGARRYYRVSIDRCYALVGVIRSSWKGISGGVEAWEAIGQFFSALDSSGVGNSNRAIMHG from the coding sequence ATGCAGCACGAACGCTGCGAGCTGTGCGGCGCGGCAATCGGCCCAGATCACGCGCATTTGCTGGAAATCGGGGTCCGGCGCCTGCATTGCGCCTGCGACGCTTGTAGCTTAACCTTGACCGAAAGTCAGCGCTTCCTTTTGGTGCGGCCGATGACCGAGGCGCTTGTCGATTTTAATCTCAGCGATTGGGATTGGGAGTCGATGCAACTGCCGATCGATCTCGCCTTCTTTTTCCGTAGCACAACCGACGGCAAAGTGGTGGCGCTCTACCCGGGACCAGCTGGAGCGATGGCTTCGACGATGAGCGAGGGGGCCTGGACGCGTCTCGTCGCCGCCAACCCGATGCTGAAGACCCTCGCGCCTGACGTGGAAGCCCTTCTTATCAACCGCACGAAAGGCGCTCGACGATATTATCGAGTGTCGATCGATCGCTGTTATGCGCTCGTGGGCGTTATTCGCTCGAGTTGGAAGGGAATCTCAGGAGGCGTGGAAGCTTGGGAGGCGATCGGGCAATTTTTCTCGGCGCTCGATTCGTCCGGCGTCGGCAATAGCAACCGGGCGATCATGCATGGCTGA
- a CDS encoding nickel-dependent hydrogenase large subunit, giving the protein MDQIAETIRSDAKSPNLVEMSWDPITRIVGSLGIFTKIDFENRRIAECHSTSSIFRGYSIFMKGKDPRDAHFITSRICGICGDNHATCSVYAQNMAYGVKPPALAEWIINLGEAAEYMFDHNIYQDNLVGVDFCEQMVKETNPSVWAKAQHTLAPHSADHGYKTIADIMTALNPFSGEFYRETLMVSRYTREMFSLMEGRHVHPSTLYPGGVGTTPTVQLFTDYLVRLTRYAEFMKKCVPLHDDLFDFMYEALPGYEEVGRRRILIGCWGSFQDPEKCDYNYKTMADWGRAMFVTPGVIVDGELVTTSLVDINVRMRILLGHSYYDDWQNTETFVKTDPLGNTIDQRHPWNQTSIPRPQKRDFDGKYSWVMCPRWLDQRTGDHLALDTGGGAIARLWSTALAGIVDVGYVKSTGHSVKIYLPKTALKGDVEFEWHVPKWSNAIERDRARTYFQAYCAALAYHFIEKALAEVQAGRTKTWTEFKVPDEAIGCGFHEAVRGVLSHHLVIRGGKIANYHPYPPTPWNATPRDVYGTPGPYEDAVQNTPIFEENGPDKFKGIDIMRAVRSFDPCLPCGVHMYVGGGKTLKTIHSPMFGVSRAGT; this is encoded by the coding sequence ATGGACCAGATCGCCGAAACCATTCGATCGGATGCGAAGTCGCCCAACCTTGTCGAAATGAGCTGGGACCCGATTACTCGGATCGTCGGCAGCCTCGGCATTTTCACGAAAATCGATTTCGAAAATCGCCGCATTGCCGAATGCCACAGCACCTCGTCGATCTTCCGCGGCTACAGCATTTTCATGAAAGGCAAGGACCCGCGCGACGCCCATTTCATCACGAGCCGAATCTGCGGCATTTGCGGCGACAATCATGCGACATGCTCGGTCTATGCCCAGAACATGGCCTATGGCGTCAAACCGCCGGCGCTTGCCGAATGGATCATCAACCTCGGCGAAGCCGCCGAATATATGTTCGACCACAACATTTATCAGGACAATCTCGTCGGCGTCGACTTCTGCGAGCAGATGGTGAAGGAGACGAATCCAAGCGTGTGGGCGAAAGCTCAGCACACTCTTGCGCCGCATTCCGCTGACCACGGCTACAAGACGATCGCCGACATCATGACGGCGCTGAACCCCTTTAGCGGCGAATTTTACCGCGAAACCTTGATGGTCAGCCGCTACACGCGCGAGATGTTTTCGCTCATGGAGGGACGGCACGTCCATCCCTCGACGCTATATCCTGGCGGTGTCGGCACGACGCCAACAGTGCAGCTCTTCACCGATTATCTCGTTCGGCTCACCAGATATGCCGAGTTTATGAAGAAATGCGTGCCATTGCACGATGATCTCTTCGATTTCATGTACGAGGCTCTGCCCGGCTACGAGGAAGTTGGAAGGCGTCGCATCCTGATCGGATGTTGGGGTTCGTTCCAGGATCCAGAAAAGTGCGACTACAACTACAAGACGATGGCCGACTGGGGCCGCGCGATGTTCGTGACCCCCGGCGTCATCGTCGATGGCGAATTGGTGACGACGAGCCTTGTCGACATCAACGTCCGGATGCGCATCCTGCTCGGCCACAGCTATTATGACGATTGGCAAAACACGGAGACATTCGTTAAGACCGATCCACTCGGCAATACAATCGACCAGCGTCATCCGTGGAACCAGACGTCGATACCGCGCCCGCAAAAGCGTGATTTCGACGGCAAGTATTCCTGGGTCATGTGCCCGCGCTGGCTAGACCAGCGTACAGGGGATCACCTCGCGCTCGACACCGGAGGCGGCGCGATTGCCCGGCTATGGTCAACAGCCTTGGCTGGAATCGTCGACGTCGGCTACGTGAAGTCCACCGGGCATAGCGTCAAAATCTATCTGCCCAAGACCGCGCTCAAGGGCGACGTGGAATTCGAGTGGCATGTGCCCAAGTGGAGCAACGCGATCGAACGCGATCGCGCGCGCACTTATTTCCAAGCTTATTGTGCAGCTCTGGCCTATCACTTCATCGAGAAAGCTTTAGCTGAGGTTCAGGCCGGTCGCACAAAAACCTGGACCGAGTTCAAGGTTCCAGACGAGGCGATTGGCTGCGGATTCCACGAGGCGGTTCGCGGCGTTCTTTCGCACCATCTCGTCATCCGCGGCGGCAAGATCGCCAATTACCATCCCTATCCACCGACGCCGTGGAATGCGACGCCCCGCGACGTCTACGGCACGCCGGGGCCCTATGAAGATGCGGTGCAGAACACGCCGATCTTCGAGGAGAATGGTCCGGACAAATTCAAAGGCATCGACATCATGCGCGCCGTGCGCAGCTTCGATCCATGCCTGCCCTGCGGCGTGCATATGTATGTGGGCGGCGGCAAAACGCTCAAAACGATTCATTCGCCGATGTTCGGCGTGTCGCGCGCGGGGACCTAG
- a CDS encoding hydrogenase expression protein HypE, translated as MPVAVPYGRKTQKTPKVEELHILWITAGLGCDGDTVSITAASQPSIEDVLLGAVPGLPKVHLHNPVLAYEVGDEFLKIFHQAARGEVDNFVLVVEGSVPNEKLSGDGYWAAFGTDHKTGQPITTNEWIDRLAPKALGVIAAGTCATYGGIHAMKGNPTGCMGVADYLGWEWKSKAGLPIVNVPGCPVQPDNFMETLLYLLRQLAGAAPMIPLDDALRPKWLFDMTVHQGCDRAAYYEQAQFAHEYGSRKCLVKIGCWGPVVQCNVPKRGWIGGVGGCPNVGGICIGCTMPGFPDKLMPFMDEPPGARISSTLVAPYGYLIRNLRRLTNSTLNKEPRWRHNRPERTTGYDPGKPEALYPL; from the coding sequence ATGCCTGTCGCCGTTCCTTATGGTCGCAAGACACAAAAAACCCCCAAGGTTGAAGAGTTGCACATCCTCTGGATCACGGCCGGATTGGGTTGCGACGGAGACACGGTTTCGATCACGGCCGCCAGCCAGCCCAGCATAGAGGACGTGCTTCTTGGGGCGGTGCCGGGATTGCCAAAAGTGCATCTTCACAATCCGGTGTTGGCCTATGAGGTCGGCGACGAATTCCTGAAAATTTTTCATCAAGCGGCCCGTGGCGAAGTCGATAATTTCGTGCTCGTCGTCGAAGGCTCAGTTCCCAATGAGAAACTGAGCGGCGATGGCTATTGGGCGGCTTTTGGAACCGATCACAAGACCGGACAACCGATTACAACAAATGAGTGGATCGATCGCCTGGCGCCGAAAGCGCTTGGGGTCATCGCCGCCGGAACCTGCGCCACCTATGGCGGCATTCACGCCATGAAGGGCAACCCCACAGGATGCATGGGGGTCGCCGATTACCTCGGTTGGGAATGGAAATCCAAGGCGGGACTTCCGATCGTCAATGTGCCCGGATGCCCGGTTCAGCCCGACAACTTTATGGAGACGCTGCTTTATCTCCTGCGGCAACTAGCGGGAGCGGCGCCCATGATCCCACTCGATGATGCGCTGAGACCCAAGTGGCTCTTCGACATGACGGTGCATCAAGGCTGCGATCGCGCCGCATATTACGAGCAGGCCCAGTTTGCGCATGAATATGGCTCTCGCAAGTGCCTCGTGAAGATCGGCTGCTGGGGTCCCGTTGTCCAATGCAACGTGCCAAAGCGCGGCTGGATCGGTGGCGTCGGTGGGTGCCCGAATGTCGGCGGCATTTGCATCGGCTGTACAATGCCGGGGTTTCCCGACAAGCTCATGCCTTTTATGGACGAACCTCCCGGCGCGCGCATCTCTTCCACGCTCGTCGCGCCTTACGGCTATCTGATCCGCAATCTGCGCCGGCTCACCAACAGCACGCTGAACAAGGAACCAAGGTGGCGGCATAACCGACCAGAGCGCACCACAGGCTACGACCCGGGCAAGCCCGAAGCCTTGTATCCGCTTTAG
- the hypF gene encoding carbamoyltransferase HypF encodes MQGVGFRPTVWRIARRLGLAGEVYNDSEGVVVIVGGASNDIADFITRLRCEAPPLSRIDTIETRPFTGETTQGFRIADSLRGGADTQIAPDAAICAACADEVVDPSSRRYRYAFTNCTHCGPRLTIVHGVPYDRTMTTMAPFAMCEECAREYADPGDRRFHAQPIACPVCGPRLSLATLENGSFDLVGAQDALAAAARLIGAGEILAIKGLGGYQLACDATNETAVNHLRHRKRRDAKPFALMAEDLAMVRNYCRLSEEEAELLSSPSAPIVLLEVKGPLRLPRAVAPGLNTLGFMLPTTPLHLLLVRAVSRPVIMTSGNWSDEPQVIDDAEVPRRLGAIASHVLTHNRRIATRVDDSLVRVMDEAPRVLRRARGSAPTPIRMPSGFRQAPPVLAFGGHLKATFCLLKKGEAILSQHQGDLEDAATLDDYQRNQKLFAKLFEHSPEALVVDRHPQYATSRLARTYSGANLPLIEAQHHHAHVAACLAENGYPLDASPVLGIVLDGVGLGDDGGIWGGEFLLADYRDYRRLGSLKPAPMLGGEQAAREPWRNLYAQIAMAMGWRAFAADYRELEVYNFLDAKPRETLDAMMNRGINAPLASSCGRLFDAFAALLGLCRDRQAYEGQAGALVEAAASGGPVREAGPGYAFKIVSSATGLAQIEPAPMWRAALQDCCSGVLPGLMAARFHKGLAEAVAELAARLRESHARLFDTVALSGGCFQNRILFEEIARRLRGAGFAVLSHAQVPTNDGGLSLGQAAIGGALLIRQG; translated from the coding sequence GTGCAAGGCGTTGGGTTCAGGCCGACTGTATGGCGAATAGCGCGGCGATTGGGATTAGCGGGCGAAGTCTATAACGACTCGGAGGGGGTCGTGGTAATTGTTGGCGGAGCGAGCAACGACATAGCGGACTTCATAACGCGCTTGCGCTGCGAAGCGCCGCCGCTCAGCCGGATCGACACGATCGAAACCCGCCCTTTCACGGGCGAGACGACCCAAGGGTTTCGAATTGCGGATAGCCTTCGTGGCGGCGCAGACACGCAGATCGCGCCGGACGCGGCAATCTGCGCAGCCTGTGCCGATGAGGTCGTCGATCCCTCCTCGCGGCGCTACCGCTACGCCTTCACCAATTGCACGCATTGCGGGCCGCGCCTAACCATCGTCCACGGCGTACCTTACGACCGCACGATGACGACCATGGCGCCTTTCGCGATGTGCGAAGAATGCGCGCGGGAATACGCGGATCCTGGCGATCGTCGCTTCCATGCTCAGCCAATCGCATGCCCGGTGTGCGGACCGCGGCTGTCTCTTGCCACGCTGGAGAACGGCTCGTTCGATTTGGTTGGCGCACAGGATGCGCTTGCGGCCGCCGCGCGGCTGATCGGCGCGGGCGAGATCTTAGCAATAAAAGGGCTTGGCGGGTATCAGCTTGCCTGTGACGCGACCAATGAGACGGCTGTGAATCACCTTCGCCACCGTAAGCGTCGGGACGCAAAGCCTTTTGCCTTGATGGCCGAGGATCTGGCCATGGTTCGCAACTATTGCCGCCTCAGCGAGGAAGAGGCGGAGCTTCTTTCGAGTCCGTCCGCGCCGATCGTCTTACTCGAAGTCAAGGGCCCTCTCCGTCTACCGCGCGCTGTCGCGCCGGGATTGAATACGCTCGGCTTTATGCTGCCGACGACGCCATTGCATTTGCTACTGGTGCGAGCGGTCAGTAGGCCGGTGATTATGACGAGTGGCAATTGGTCGGACGAGCCGCAGGTTATCGACGATGCAGAGGTGCCGAGACGGCTTGGAGCGATCGCCAGCCATGTGCTGACGCACAATCGGCGAATCGCGACTCGTGTCGATGACTCGTTGGTTCGGGTCATGGACGAGGCGCCGCGCGTACTTCGTCGCGCCCGCGGCTCTGCGCCGACGCCGATCCGCATGCCGTCGGGATTCCGGCAGGCGCCGCCTGTGCTGGCCTTTGGCGGACACCTTAAGGCGACATTCTGTCTGCTCAAGAAGGGTGAGGCAATCCTCTCGCAGCATCAGGGCGATCTCGAAGATGCGGCGACCCTCGACGACTATCAAAGAAATCAGAAGCTCTTCGCCAAGCTGTTCGAGCATTCGCCGGAAGCGCTGGTCGTCGACCGGCATCCCCAATACGCGACCTCGAGGCTTGCGAGAACCTATAGCGGCGCGAATCTGCCGCTCATAGAAGCGCAGCATCATCATGCGCATGTGGCAGCCTGCCTTGCGGAGAATGGTTACCCGCTCGATGCGTCGCCGGTGCTCGGGATCGTGCTCGACGGCGTTGGCCTGGGAGATGACGGGGGCATCTGGGGCGGCGAGTTTCTCCTTGCCGATTATCGCGACTATCGGCGGCTTGGTTCGCTCAAACCGGCGCCGATGCTCGGCGGCGAACAAGCGGCCCGCGAGCCATGGCGCAATCTTTATGCGCAGATTGCGATGGCGATGGGCTGGCGCGCGTTTGCGGCCGACTATCGCGAACTCGAAGTCTATAACTTCCTTGACGCCAAACCGCGCGAGACGCTCGACGCGATGATGAACCGTGGCATTAATGCGCCGCTCGCCTCCTCATGTGGCCGGCTGTTTGACGCGTTTGCTGCATTGCTCGGCTTGTGCCGCGATCGGCAAGCCTATGAAGGGCAGGCAGGCGCGCTGGTCGAGGCCGCCGCGAGCGGCGGCCCCGTGCGCGAAGCCGGGCCCGGCTATGCCTTTAAGATCGTCTCCTCAGCGACGGGGCTTGCCCAGATCGAGCCAGCGCCGATGTGGCGCGCTGCGCTTCAGGATTGTTGCAGCGGCGTTTTGCCAGGCCTGATGGCGGCTCGCTTCCATAAAGGTCTGGCTGAAGCGGTGGCGGAACTGGCGGCGCGGCTGCGGGAAAGCCACGCGAGACTCTTCGACACGGTCGCGCTTTCCGGCGGCTGCTTTCAAAACCGCATTTTGTTTGAAGAAATAGCGCGTCGGCTTCGCGGGGCTGGTTTCGCCGTCTTGTCGCACGCTCAAGTTCCGACGAACGACGGCGGCCTCTCGCTCGGCCAGGCCGCGATCGGCGGGGCGCTGCTTATTCGGCAAGGTTGA
- a CDS encoding D-sedoheptulose-7-phosphate isomerase, producing the protein MSSQSNLKDLYPFLYGEAQPEALDAALLAAVAEKARESRETNARTFGDQAGDLVAAAKSLADVYRHGGRLFTMGNGGSSCDAAHIAVEFLHPVTAGRPALAATNLVADLAMLSAVGNDLGFEHVFLRQLIAQGSAGDAVIGVSTSGNAANLLAAFAKAKELRMVTVGLAGGDGGKMKSSGLVDHCLVVPSSSIHRIQECHVASYHILWDLVHTLLADDRGSATTKGASA; encoded by the coding sequence ATGTCCAGCCAAAGCAATCTCAAGGACCTTTATCCGTTCCTCTACGGCGAGGCGCAGCCGGAGGCGTTGGACGCCGCCCTGCTTGCCGCCGTGGCTGAAAAGGCCCGAGAGTCGCGCGAGACCAACGCCAGGACTTTCGGGGACCAAGCCGGCGATCTCGTCGCCGCCGCGAAAAGCCTCGCCGACGTCTACCGTCACGGAGGCCGGCTATTCACCATGGGCAACGGCGGTTCGAGCTGCGACGCCGCGCATATCGCAGTGGAATTCCTGCATCCCGTCACCGCCGGGCGTCCCGCGCTCGCGGCGACCAATCTTGTCGCCGATCTCGCCATGCTTTCCGCGGTTGGCAACGACCTCGGCTTCGAACATGTCTTTTTGCGTCAACTTATCGCGCAGGGCAGCGCCGGCGATGCCGTGATCGGCGTATCGACGAGCGGCAACGCGGCGAATCTCCTCGCGGCCTTCGCCAAGGCGAAAGAACTGCGCATGGTCACGGTCGGCCTCGCCGGCGGCGATGGCGGCAAGATGAAATCGAGCGGTCTCGTCGATCATTGCCTGGTGGTGCCGTCATCTTCCATCCATCGCATTCAGGAGTGCCACGTGGCGAGCTACCATATTCTTTGGGATCTGGTTCACACTCTGCTCGCTGACGATCGCGGCTCCGCGACGACAAAGGGAGCCTCGGCATGA